The genomic region TCGGCATCAGACCCCAGCTTACTAGAAGGGGTTGGTCTTTCTGTTCATGACAGACTGTAGAAATGAGatttgggggattttttttctcctgttttaGTGTTGGTCCCTGTTCATGTAATAACTCTGAGACCAGAGGAAAGGACACAATCCCACAGCAGCTCAGAACAACATGGGAACACAACACTTTTTTCGGCTTTCACGGACTTGTAGATATGCCAGATCTCACCTCACCTCAACATTAGGTACAACGTTTCAGTCACGCATGTTAATCAAGACGCTGACCCTGAAAGTATATTCTGGCAGGACAATTGTGTGCTTGTGCCAAACGTGGACCAGCGGAACGTGGATCAGGATGACTTTGGTGACGCCTGCGATAACTGCCGCCTGGTGAAGAACAGCGATCAGAGGGACACTGATGGGGACGGCAGGGGCGATGAGTGTGACGATGACATCGACGGAGACGGTAAGGTCAGAACAACCCAATCTGGGCCGGACATGGGCCGGACATGGGCCGGACATAGGCCATAGGTGGGGTGGGTCGGTTGCAGCTTCGCCTGCTGCTCATGTCCTGGAAACGCTGAATTCATCTGCAACCTCTATCACTTCTAGGTATCAAGAACGACCAAGATAACTGCAAAAAGACGCACAACGTTGatcagatagacagagacagagatggagtaGGGGACGCCTGTGACAGCTGTCCTTACATCCCCAACCCTGACCAGGTGaactcatcaaacacacacacacacacacacacacacacacacacgcaagggaCCAGATatgcttctcacacacatacaacacccCAAGTGACCAGGTGtcctactctctgtctctcacccacacacacaaacacacaaacacacacacaagggaccAGGGGttctactctcacacacacaaaacaacaagtgACACGTTACTAACCCTGAACACTAAACTAAGGTACTAACGTTACTCACCCTGAACACTAAACCAAGGTACTAACGTTACTAACCCTGAACACTAAACTAAGGTACTACCGTTACTAACCCTAGACACTAAACTAACGTACTAACGTTACTAACCCTAGACACTAAACTAACGTACTAACGTTACTCACCCTGAACACTAAACTAACGTACTAACGTTACTCACCCTGAACACTAAACTAAGGTACTAACGTTACTCACCCTGAACACTAAACTAACGTACTAACGTGTGCTAACAAGTAGGTCCTCTTCATACTCAGGAGTAATAAACATCACAAAGCATCTCTGTGCATTTTTCCTCCCTGTGTAGACCATGTGTAATCCCACTTTCCTCTTTACAGCTCGATAAAGACAACGACTTGATTGGGGACCCTTGTGACACCAACAAGGACAGGTAGGTTAATGCTGCCGTTGAGTCGACCGTGTCACTGTGCAAATAGCTTCACTGATTCACGTTAGAAATAAATAGGTCTCTGTAACACTGCTGTGACAGGCCACTTTCATCCCCTTCCTGTTTTATTGTCTTCTTTGTGCATGCAGCCTTGTGTGCTTGTTCTGAAGGTTCTCAGTAGTAAAACTATAAAAAGACGatcacaaaaaagaaacaaatagaTCTGTGTTGAGTTGGCATTACTGCCTCATTAGTGTAGCCTTTGTAGGTTTGGTATCATAGCGGATTCCTCCACAGTCACAAACAAATGTGGCCCAGTTCTTTATTACAGGCTAATCTGTTGAAGCTAGCTGCTGTAATTATggccatgtgtgtttgagttcctcctgcatctctgtCCAGCGACGGTGATGGACACCAGGACACGCGCGATAACTGCCCAGCGGTCATTAACAGCTCTCAGCTGGACACTGATCGAGATGGCCTCGGGGATGAGTGTgacgacgacgacgataatGACGGGATCCCCGACTTCATCCCCCCCGGCCCCGACAACTGTCGCCTCGTCCCGAACCCCCTGCAAGAGGACTCTGATGGTACATTCCACATCTGGTGCCTATGTGTCATTTCTGAGCCAGCAGTTCCCACGTCcttttcatggcaggcccccctttgacaatgagaaacattttttaaacattttttatttcatttcatcaatCCCACTGCCCCACTCTTTGGGAACCAGTGGCCTATGCAGGTTTTAGATTTTGAATAGCTGCCACAACAACCCCACTGACTGTCTCAGGAAGTGATGAAGCAGTGGTCTCACTTTGTATAATACTTAtcagaaatgaatgaatttaTCAATGAATTTAATACCACCGACttctaatgttagcacacaGTTGCTAGGACACTTCATCTAACACTATCTTTAAATGCAAATCTtgtaaaaatatgttttcatataaaaaaaaattgctttgtATAGTATTGCACAAATGTGTTACTGATTTGTGTCCAACTTTTACCTCTGCCCTTTGGTTCTTGTAGGGGATGGGATTGGCAATTTGTGTGAGAATGATTTTGACAACGATACCTTCGTGGATAAATATGATGACTGCCCAGAGAACGCAGAAATCACCCTGACAGACTTCCGAGCCTTCCAGACGGTGGTGCTGGACCCCGAGGGGGACGCTCAGATAGACCCCAACTGGGTGGTCCTCAATCAGGTCCAGTTTGTACTCGCACTTGTACTCCAAACATTTTGTCTTCCAATGAGATCTTTTGATTCTTTGACGTTTGACTGAATGGTGTCTTGAACTTTTCAATAGGGCAGAGAGATTGTTCAGACCATGAACAGCGATCCTGGCCTGGCTGTTGGTAAGAAAACACACCCTGTCATTCTCACTAAGTAGAAACACTTAAAGAAAAGCCATCAGGGTCTACGGTTACACAACAGAAGATATGTGAAACCTGCGACCCCTCTGTAAAGAAAGCACTGTTCTCCTCGTCACAGGTTACACCGCATTCAACGGCGTCGACTTTGAAGGGACGTTTCATGTGAACACTGTGACTGACGACGACTATGCCGGCTTCATCTTCGGCTACCAGGACAGCTCCAGCTTCTACGTGGTCATGTGGAAGCAGGTGGAGCAGATCTACTGGCAGGCCAACCCTTTCCGAGCCGTGGCTGAGCCCGGCATCCAGCTGAAGGTAGACTACAGTGGACCCTTTTAAAAATCACAAACTTCCATCACCACCTACACGCTTACTGGCAGTCATTGAGGGGCAGTGCCAGTGTAAACATCATTCATaatcaagaggaaaacacatGGCTTAGACTGGGGCTACTGGTGTTTGCCTCAAATGTCTGCAGAAGTTTCCAGTCTAAGAATCACACAAAATCTTCTTTAAACTAGTGACTAGTCACTCCTCATGATGATGAAACTGTTTAGACAGCAGACATCCCCACTTTCCATGCGAATGACTAGGGCCTCTGTGGCCGGCACGTCCACCCTCTAACCTGCCTTTAGAACAgcctgatgtatgtatgtgtcagcTTTCCATGGTGAGCATTTAGGCCTCTGTATGCAGTGCAAGCCCCTTTGAACCCACCCTTTAACCTTTGAACCCACCCTTTTAACCTTTGAACCTTATGTACACGTCAGGCTGTGAAGTCATCCACAGGACCCGGGGAGAACCTGCGCAACTCGCTGTGGCACACGGGAGACACGACGGACCAGGTGAAGCTACTGTGGAAGGACTCACGCAACGTAGGGTGGAAGGACAAGACCTCCTACCGCTGGTTCCTCCAACACAGGCCGACAGAGGGCTACATCAGGTACTGAGTCACTGCACAGGGGGGCTACATCAGGTACTGATACTCACTGCACAGGAGGGCTAAATCAGGTACTGAGTCACTGCACAGGAGGGCTACATCAGGTACTGATACTCACTGCACAGGAGGGCTAAATCAGGTACTGAGTCACTGCACAGGAGGGCTACATCAGGTACTGATACTCACTGCACAGGAGGGCTACATCAGGTACTGATACTCACTGCACAGGAGGGCTACATCAGGTACTGATACTCAAGCTGTGAAAGAGCTGTCATATTTACCTATGATGTGTGTACATTCAAAAGATTGAataccatccaaataaagtgtgaccaagATTTCTTTGGTTAATATGGTTGTACTTTACATAATGTAAGTACCAgataataatactactaataaaaGTTAGTAAAGGTTATTACATGTTACTAACCTGACAAGCTAAACGTAAACATCAAACCCATTTCTAACTCGAAGTACATCCCATGACAACATAATGttaatgtaaaacacacactgtactaaGCTTTAATTTAGTTTATATTATCTGTTGCTATCTGTTGCATTGGCTTGAGTGATCCCTGTGATGCCCTATGTAATATATTCCACATGAAGATAAAGTCAgtggtgtgtgctctgtgtgtttgtgtttagggttCGTTTCTACGAGGGCCCTCAGATGGTGGCGGACACGGGCATCATCATCGACACCACCATGAGAGGAGGCAGGCTGGGGGTGTTCTGCTTCTCTCAAGAGAACATCATCTGGGCCAACCTGCGCTACCGCTGCAACGGTGAGAACTGCCCGAATAGAACCCCACCGGCCAGATTAGAATCACCAGCCAGATTAGAATCACCAGCCAGATTAGAATCACCAGCCAGATTAGAACACCAGATAAGAACACTACCAGCCAGATTAGAACACCACCAGCCAGATTAGAACACCACCAACCAGATTAGAACATGATAGGCCCAGGGGATTTCACAACACTTTACCTATCAGGGATGTGTTTCCCCCAAGGTGTGGTAGTGCAGACGCCATCGTCACAGAGACAGTGTCATTTCACTCACGGTCAGTTAACGCCATCGTCACAGAGACAGTGTCATTTCACTCACGGTCAGTTAACGCCATCGTCACAGAGACAGTGTCATTTCACTCACGGTCAGTTAACGCCATCGTCACGGAGACagtgtcatttcactcagtgtCAGTTAATGCCATCGTCACGGAGACAGTGTCATTTCACTCACGGTCAGTTAACGCCATCGTCACAGAGACAGTGTCATTTCACTCACGGTCAGATAACGCCATCGTCACAGAGACAGTGTCATTTCACTCACGGTCAGTTAACGCCATcgtcacagaggtcacagagacagTGTCATTTCACTCACGGTCAGTTAACGCCATCGTCACAGAGACAGTGTCATTTCACTCACGGTCAGTTAACGCCATCGTCACAGAGGTCGCAGAGACAGTGTCATTTCACTCACGGTCAGTTAACGCCATcgtcacagaggtcacagagacagTGTCATTTCACTCACGGTCAGTTAACGCCATcgtcacagaggtcacagagacagTGTCATTTCACTCACGGTCAGTTAACGCCATCGTCACGGAGACAGATTTCACTCACGGTCAGTTAACGCCATCGTCACGGAGACAGTGTCATTTCACTCACGGTCAGTTAACGCCATcgtcacagaggtcacagagacagTGTCATTTCACTCACGGTCAGATAATGCCATCGTCACGGAGACAGATTTCACTCACGGTCAGTTAACGCCATCGTCACGGAGACAGTGTCATTTCACTCACGGTCAGTTAACGCCATcgtcacagaggtcacagagacagTGTCATTTCACTCACGGTCAGTTAACGTCATCGTCACGGAGACAGATTTCACTCACGGTCAGTTAACGCCATCGTCACAGAGACAGTGTCATTTCACTCACGGTCAGATAATGCCATCGCCACAGAGACAGTGTCATTTCACTCACGGTCAGTTAATGCCATcgtcacagaggtcacagagacagTGTCATTTCACTCACGGTCAGTTAACGCCATcgtcacagaggtcacagagacagTGTCATTTCACTCACGGTCAGTTAACGCCATcgtcacagaggtcacagagacagTGTCATTTCACTCACGGTCAGTTAACGCCATcgtcacagaggtcacagagacagTGTCATTTCACTCACGGTCAGTTAACGCCATcgtcacagaggtcacagagacagTGTCATTTCACTCACTGTCAGGTTAACACGGTCATTGCACTACAAGGCTTTAGGGGAAACACACCTCAGAGTGTCCACTTTGGCCTTCATGTTTTCATTACAGTCCAGTTCGGCCGTTATTGTGTACTTGATGATGGCTACCATAGTCATTAACATGCATTTCAACCAATGACAtgtcgaacacacacacacacacacacacacacacacacacacacacacacacacacacacacacacacacacacacacacacacacactaacatactgGCCATTCAAACTGCTGTAACAGTTGAATAAAGAAAGGTCATATCAAGGTTCCACAAAGATTAATACACTTTAACTAGAGCACTTAAAAGTATTATGTTTAATAGACTTCAACTAGAGCACTTCAAAGTATTATGTGTTTAGTACACTTCAACTAAAGCACTTAAAAGCATTATGTGTTTGCTTGTTGTCAAAGTGATGTTGGTGGTTTGTTCATGTGGATTAATGGTGCAAACTATGTTAAGACATCCTGAACGTAAAGTGTAAACAAACTATAAACATTCATTACTTATGGTTTATCAATGCTGAAGTTCATGGTGTGTCCATGTGACTGCATGGATAGAATGAAGCTAGGGAAGGAAGCTGTATGGCCATGGCCAATAGAGGATAACTTACAGTGCTACACTACAGCTGTCCCACATGCCATCCTAACACACAGCTCAGCGTGAGCTCTAGATGCCTACTGGCCTAATGCATGATCTTTCACAGATACGATACAGTGTGAGCTCTAGATGCCTACTGGCCTAATGCATGATCTTTCACAGATACGATACAGTGTGAGCTCTAGATGCCTACTGGCCTAATGCATGATCTTTCACAGATACGATACCCGAGGACTTTGAGAAGTTCCAGAGTGAACAGGTGCAGCTGTCCTTCTGATCTCCGAGTGTCAGCTCCGACCCAAGAGCTGCAGGAGTCCTTCCTTCAGGAACACACTCCATTCACAGGAAACAATCATATCAGCGCAGCGCAGCGGAACTGTGCGCGGAGTCCACCATGAGTACACAGTCCCGTCGCTCTTATCAGCTCGACTCAGGAAAACACAGAACAGCACCGTCGGGAAAACCTGAATGTTGTTCCCCACTTGTCCCCCATGGTGTGGGGCACGGTCACGTCTTTATGAAGTGTACAATGAGTACATATCTATACGATTCAGTACCTGTAGTCATATAGTCCTGTGTATGCCTGGGCTATGTCCTGTTTGACATCAACATTTTAGTATTACAACATTAAAATGTGAAATAAAGGGCTTTACAGGTCTTTGATTTTGACTATGGACTATTTGACTATTATTCCTGGAGAGATTAATACAGTTTTAGATCAAGTTAATTATGGATTATTATACAAACTATAGAATCATAATGTATGTGTTCCATTGACTGTTTTACacgttgtgatgtgtgtgtattgcttaTGAGGGATTAAAAATGAGATGCTGAGAAACTTGTTGCCTATTTGTTGCCTAGCAACATGTTGACATATCAGTCCTTTGCCTAACCAACAATCTACTGGTGACCAACATGGGGGACCAATAAGAACAGAGGCCTCCACCTTTGTGTTTAAATGGGGGACCAATAAGAACAGAGGCCTCCACCTTTGTGTTAAAATGGTGAAACGCTTTCTTACTTACTAGATAATCTGCTTGAAGCATTTTTTTAAACCAATTTTATGTGagtaatataataataacaatcataaataactaaatactaAATCAAATATTTCTTTGTATGCACCTCTGGATATTACTAAACAAACCAATAACTGCCGGTGTtagagacacaaacatgcacgggtacttcaaatatatttaaaaaagcacatacagaaatacagatAACAAAATATAAATTGGAGAACATGGACATCTGGTACATAGCTGAAACACCATGCAGATTCACATAGCATACATACGAAAAGCCTCCGTGGACATTGTTCAGTAAGAGACTATATACAATGAGAAGGTGCCTTCCAAAGTAGTTTTATCATTAAACCTGGAGAACATGAGGAGTCAGTCACAGCAACAGAGGTCACCCACACAATGGCCATCCCGTTGGGTAGGGACGAGGGGGAGAGCTGCCTTACTATGAGAACTTTTGGAAAGAAacattctatttttttttctatgccatgactgagaggaaagaaaacaaacaaacaaacaaaccaactcTAAACAAGCAACATTTACAGCACAAACCA from Clupea harengus chromosome 10, Ch_v2.0.2, whole genome shotgun sequence harbors:
- the LOC105900896 gene encoding cartilage oligomeric matrix protein translates to MLWILPLTIAFSQCYIIVSGQRDGEIINQIKGTNQALAEIKELLKQQIHEIVFLKNTVMECEACGMQGVGPPPPSCDPNPCHPGVKCTETPNGIRCGPCPDGLVGNGTHCTDVDECTVMPCHMGVRCINTSPGYRCGPCPAGYTGPQVHGVGLAHAMTNRQTCKDINECEVANGGCVENANCINTPGSYRCTCKKGFVGDQNTGCRADRGCDDGQVNPCHTNADCIPQQDGTIECVCHVGWAGNGYFCGPDVDIDGFPDHKLPCPETNCQKDNCITVPNSGQEDADKDGVGDACDDDADGDEIPNGEDNCVLVPNVDQRNVDQDDFGDACDNCRLVKNSDQRDTDGDGRGDECDDDIDGDGIKNDQDNCKKTHNVDQIDRDRDGVGDACDSCPYIPNPDQLDKDNDLIGDPCDTNKDSDGDGHQDTRDNCPAVINSSQLDTDRDGLGDECDDDDDNDGIPDFIPPGPDNCRLVPNPLQEDSDGDGIGNLCENDFDNDTFVDKYDDCPENAEITLTDFRAFQTVVLDPEGDAQIDPNWVVLNQGREIVQTMNSDPGLAVGYTAFNGVDFEGTFHVNTVTDDDYAGFIFGYQDSSSFYVVMWKQVEQIYWQANPFRAVAEPGIQLKAVKSSTGPGENLRNSLWHTGDTTDQVKLLWKDSRNVGWKDKTSYRWFLQHRPTEGYIRVRFYEGPQMVADTGIIIDTTMRGGRLGVFCFSQENIIWANLRYRCNDTIPEDFEKFQSEQVQLSF